From a region of the Halorubrum sp. BV1 genome:
- a CDS encoding LAGLIDADG family homing endonuclease: MAQAGNQDLTERFIQFYRNYYREEIGTLAQNYPNEQRSLYVDYDDLFQFDRDLAEDFRTKPDQMREYAEEALRLYDLPADVSLGRAHVRIENLPESIDIRGIRVHDDHIGSLVSVRGIVRKATDVRPKVTEAAFECQRCGTMTYIPQGDGGFQEPHECQGCERQGPFRVNFDQSEFVDSQKLRIQESPEGLRGGETPQSIDIDIVDDITGEVSPGDHVTCVGVLHIEQVEQGNEKSAIFDLYMDGVSIGIEDEEFEDMDITEADKREIIELSNRDDIYEAMVGSIAPAIYGYEEEKLAMILQLFSGVTKHLPDGSRIRGDLHMLLIGDPGTGKSQMISYVENIAPRSVYTSGKGSSAAGLTAAAVRDDFGDGQQWSLEAGALVLADKGIAAVDELDKMDCVTGDTLVTLADGRVERIGELAREAAEDGEIEELSNGRRIRNVDLDVWSMNEEGELVERPVFSVHEYDAPSELTRVTMETGESLTATADHPFFVLDDGERVEREAAALDAGDWVYVPREIPTKSTDGAGAIAAAGAGVEVPDENGAVDPATARVLGYLSGDGNVYYDRGEGVYGVRFTNTDDELLDDFERAARATFGSEPTRPPSEKREGGVETVRITGKEHADAVLDAGMNLGRYDEKCFPTAISTGSRAAKSAFVRALADSEGHVDESAGNVRIASASRDLLEGTQTLLLQFGVSSQLQHRGRDESRDVYYLTVTDAGSLAAFRRAIGFTASRKAEALDRVVDSADGDRTILDVIPEIDGVLAECRESLRLHQSECGLNAVTYHDFESGTANVSLHRASRVLDAFEERVEAATADRSMLDDDPSWGTLAEMRDRYHVSQSELAEGTALSQQQISRGWGESDEVRQTVTDRLRETLVAVEETDLGSLRELVRGDVKWRRVEAVETVPPESAEHRSEVLRQRLADVLGSPVENVEQRARSLLKRGPVEDTRRELASALEAYGVSQGDVASSLNVDQATVSRWLSGAVETERLEELRDAIASEVDAVKADLRSILARIEDGRTPKVYDLTVEETHNFVANGVVVHNSSDRSAMHEGLEQQKISVSKAGINATLKARCSLLGAANPKYGRFDQYEPIGEQIDLEPALISRFDLIFTVTDSPDPEHDSRLAKHIIKTNYAGELNTQREELASSEFTSAQVAEVTEEVAPEIDADLLRKYIAHAKRSCFPTMTEEAKELIEEFYVDLRSKGADEDAPVPVTARKLEAMVRLAEASARLRLSDTVERKDADRATDIVESCLKDIGVDPETGQFDADVVETGTSKSQRDRIKNIKGLIADIEEEYEEGAPVDEVLDRAGEIGMDPGKAEKEIEKLRTKGEVYEPKQGHLRTT, encoded by the coding sequence ATGGCTCAGGCCGGGAATCAGGACCTCACGGAGCGGTTCATTCAGTTCTACCGCAACTACTACCGCGAGGAGATCGGCACCCTCGCACAGAACTACCCAAACGAACAGCGCTCGCTGTACGTCGACTACGACGACCTGTTTCAGTTCGACCGCGACCTCGCCGAGGACTTCCGCACGAAGCCGGACCAGATGCGCGAGTACGCGGAGGAGGCGCTCCGCCTCTACGACCTCCCCGCGGACGTCAGCCTCGGTCGCGCGCACGTCCGGATCGAGAACCTTCCGGAGAGCATCGACATCCGCGGCATCCGCGTCCACGACGACCACATCGGGAGCCTCGTCTCGGTCAGGGGCATCGTCCGCAAGGCGACCGACGTGCGGCCGAAGGTGACCGAGGCCGCCTTCGAATGCCAGCGCTGCGGCACGATGACGTACATTCCGCAGGGCGACGGCGGCTTCCAGGAGCCGCACGAGTGTCAGGGGTGTGAACGGCAGGGGCCGTTCCGCGTCAACTTCGACCAGTCCGAGTTCGTCGACTCACAGAAGCTCCGAATCCAGGAGTCACCCGAGGGGCTCCGCGGCGGAGAGACGCCGCAGTCGATCGACATCGACATCGTCGACGACATCACCGGCGAGGTGAGCCCCGGCGACCACGTCACCTGCGTCGGCGTCCTCCACATCGAACAGGTCGAGCAGGGCAACGAGAAGTCCGCCATCTTCGATCTGTACATGGACGGCGTCTCCATCGGCATCGAAGACGAGGAGTTCGAGGACATGGACATCACCGAGGCGGACAAACGCGAGATCATCGAGCTCTCCAACCGCGACGACATCTACGAGGCGATGGTCGGCTCCATCGCGCCCGCCATCTACGGCTACGAGGAGGAGAAGCTCGCGATGATCCTCCAGCTCTTTTCCGGCGTCACCAAACATCTCCCCGACGGCTCCCGGATCCGCGGCGACCTCCACATGCTTTTAATCGGTGATCCGGGGACCGGAAAAAGTCAGATGATTTCGTATGTAGAAAACATCGCGCCCCGGTCGGTCTATACCTCCGGGAAGGGTTCCTCAGCGGCGGGGCTCACCGCGGCCGCGGTACGCGACGACTTCGGCGACGGCCAGCAGTGGTCGCTCGAAGCCGGCGCGCTCGTCCTCGCAGACAAAGGGATCGCCGCGGTCGACGAGCTGGACAAGATGGACTGCGTCACGGGCGACACCCTCGTCACGCTCGCCGACGGCCGCGTGGAACGGATCGGCGAACTGGCGAGAGAGGCCGCCGAAGACGGCGAGATCGAGGAGCTCTCGAACGGTCGCCGAATCCGCAACGTCGACCTCGACGTCTGGTCGATGAACGAGGAGGGAGAGCTGGTCGAGCGTCCCGTGTTCTCGGTCCACGAGTACGACGCGCCCTCGGAGCTGACTCGCGTGACGATGGAGACGGGTGAGTCGCTGACGGCGACGGCGGACCACCCGTTCTTTGTCCTCGACGACGGCGAGCGCGTCGAGCGCGAGGCGGCCGCGCTCGACGCGGGCGACTGGGTGTACGTTCCCCGAGAAATCCCAACCAAATCGACGGACGGCGCCGGGGCGATCGCGGCGGCGGGCGCCGGCGTCGAAGTCCCCGACGAGAACGGAGCGGTCGACCCCGCGACCGCGCGCGTTCTCGGGTATCTCTCTGGCGACGGAAACGTCTACTACGACCGCGGCGAGGGCGTCTACGGCGTCCGGTTCACCAACACGGACGACGAGCTCTTGGACGACTTCGAGCGAGCGGCGCGGGCGACGTTCGGCTCGGAACCAACGCGTCCTCCGAGCGAAAAGCGTGAGGGCGGCGTCGAGACGGTCCGCATCACGGGAAAAGAGCACGCCGACGCCGTCCTCGACGCCGGGATGAACCTCGGCCGATATGACGAGAAGTGTTTTCCGACGGCGATTTCGACGGGGAGCCGAGCGGCGAAGTCGGCGTTTGTCCGCGCGCTGGCCGACAGCGAAGGACACGTCGACGAGTCGGCCGGGAACGTTCGGATCGCTTCCGCGAGCCGGGACCTGCTGGAGGGCACGCAAACCCTCCTCCTACAGTTCGGCGTGTCGAGCCAGCTCCAGCATCGCGGGCGAGACGAGAGTCGAGACGTGTACTACCTCACGGTGACCGACGCCGGCTCGCTCGCGGCGTTCCGCCGCGCTATCGGGTTCACCGCCTCTCGAAAGGCGGAAGCGCTCGACCGCGTTGTCGACTCCGCCGACGGCGACCGCACAATTCTGGACGTGATTCCGGAGATCGACGGCGTACTGGCGGAGTGTCGCGAGTCGCTCCGGCTTCACCAGAGCGAATGCGGACTCAACGCGGTCACGTATCACGACTTCGAGAGTGGAACAGCGAACGTGTCGCTCCACCGCGCCAGCCGGGTACTCGACGCGTTCGAGGAGAGAGTGGAGGCGGCGACCGCGGACCGATCGATGCTCGACGACGATCCGTCGTGGGGGACCCTCGCAGAGATGCGCGACCGGTACCACGTGTCGCAGTCCGAACTCGCGGAGGGAACGGCGCTGTCACAGCAACAGATCTCCCGCGGGTGGGGCGAGAGTGACGAGGTTCGCCAGACAGTGACGGACCGACTCCGAGAGACGCTCGTTGCGGTCGAGGAGACCGATCTCGGTAGCCTACGGGAGCTCGTCCGGGGAGACGTGAAGTGGCGCCGGGTAGAGGCGGTCGAAACTGTCCCGCCGGAGTCGGCCGAACACCGTAGCGAGGTGCTCCGGCAGCGGCTCGCTGACGTTCTCGGCAGCCCCGTCGAGAACGTTGAACAGCGCGCACGGAGTCTGCTCAAACGCGGTCCGGTCGAAGACACGAGAAGAGAGTTGGCGTCGGCGCTGGAGGCATACGGCGTCAGTCAAGGGGATGTCGCGTCGTCGCTCAACGTGGATCAGGCGACTGTCTCGCGGTGGCTTTCCGGTGCCGTTGAGACGGAGCGACTTGAGGAGCTACGAGACGCGATCGCGAGCGAAGTGGACGCCGTCAAGGCGGATCTCCGGTCGATCTTGGCCAGGATCGAGGACGGACGAACCCCGAAGGTGTACGACCTGACAGTTGAGGAGACACACAACTTCGTCGCGAACGGCGTGGTCGTTCACAACTCCTCCGATCGCTCCGCGATGCACGAGGGGCTCGAACAGCAGAAGATCTCCGTCTCGAAGGCCGGGATAAACGCGACGCTGAAGGCGCGGTGTTCGCTCTTGGGCGCGGCGAACCCCAAGTACGGTCGGTTCGACCAGTACGAGCCGATCGGCGAGCAGATCGACTTGGAGCCCGCGCTCATCTCGCGGTTCGACCTCATCTTCACGGTGACGGACAGCCCGGACCCGGAGCACGACTCGCGGCTGGCGAAACACATCATCAAGACGAACTACGCCGGCGAGCTCAACACGCAGCGCGAGGAGCTGGCGAGTTCGGAGTTCACCTCGGCGCAGGTCGCGGAGGTGACCGAAGAGGTCGCGCCGGAGATCGACGCCGACCTCCTCCGGAAATACATCGCCCACGCCAAGCGCTCCTGTTTCCCGACGATGACGGAGGAGGCAAAAGAGCTCATCGAGGAGTTCTACGTCGACCTACGCTCGAAGGGGGCCGACGAGGACGCCCCCGTCCCCGTCACTGCCCGGAAGCTGGAGGCGATGGTGCGGCTCGCGGAGGCGAGCGCGCGGCTCCGCCTGTCGGACACGGTCGAACGCAAGGACGCCGACCGCGCGACCGACATCGTCGAGTCGTGTCTCAAGGACATCGGCGTCGACCCGGAGACGGGGCAGTTCGACGCCGACGTCGTGGAGACCGGCACCTCGAAGAGCCAGCGCGACCGCATCAAGAACATCAAGGGTCTGATCGCCGACATCGAAGAGGAGTACGAGGAGGGCGCGCCGGTCGACGAGGTGCTCGACCGCGCCGGCGAGATCGGCATGGATCCCGGGAAGGCCGAAAAAGAGATAGAGAAGCTCCGCACCAAAGGCGAAGTGTACGAGCCGAAGCAGGGGCACCTGCGAACGACGTAG